One segment of Geminicoccaceae bacterium DNA contains the following:
- a CDS encoding ABC transporter ATP-binding protein encodes MSYLQLSGVTKRFKRETVLERLDLGVEQGERLVVFGPSGSGKTVMLRLIAGLNEPDEGTISIGNRDVTYLAPEDRGIGMAFQNFALYPHMSAFDNIASPLRARGESDSAVRSRVNEVAELLRIGHVLGHLPKALSNGQKQRTSLARALAPKPPLLLLDDPLRNVDAKLRYEMRLELPRVLRQASATVIYVTQDYKEAMALGDRVAVLDSTRISQIGPPSSIYAAPGTPQIARLFGDPTINIIERQFSNGHFELFGRQITSPVNGNGRRLVGIRPEHIAVSMEPGEQTIPMVLDAVTPLNVRAVLLLKAADGSELLASCSEEEAAEFPRGHKDVHVSIDFARLHVFDPASGQRIDPDRTGASGGVAHG; translated from the coding sequence ATGAGCTATCTGCAACTTTCAGGCGTTACCAAACGCTTCAAAAGGGAAACCGTGCTCGAACGGCTCGATCTGGGCGTCGAACAGGGCGAGCGATTGGTCGTGTTCGGTCCTTCCGGCTCTGGCAAGACGGTCATGTTGCGCCTGATTGCGGGGCTGAACGAGCCCGACGAGGGAACGATCTCGATCGGCAACCGCGACGTGACCTATCTGGCTCCCGAGGACCGCGGCATCGGAATGGCCTTCCAGAACTTCGCGCTCTATCCTCACATGTCGGCCTTTGACAACATCGCCAGTCCACTGCGCGCCCGCGGCGAGAGTGATTCGGCCGTGCGGTCACGAGTCAACGAGGTCGCCGAACTCCTGCGCATCGGACATGTGCTCGGCCACCTGCCCAAGGCGCTGTCCAACGGCCAAAAGCAGCGCACCTCGCTCGCACGGGCACTGGCACCCAAGCCTCCTCTCCTGCTGCTCGACGATCCGCTGCGCAATGTCGATGCCAAGCTGCGCTACGAAATGCGTCTCGAACTGCCGCGCGTGCTCCGGCAGGCATCGGCAACGGTGATCTACGTCACGCAGGACTACAAGGAGGCCATGGCCCTGGGCGATCGGGTGGCGGTCCTCGACTCGACCCGCATCAGCCAGATCGGACCACCTTCGTCGATCTATGCCGCACCGGGAACACCGCAGATCGCCCGCCTGTTCGGAGATCCGACCATCAACATCATCGAACGCCAGTTCAGCAATGGCCACTTCGAGTTGTTCGGTCGCCAGATCACCTCTCCGGTCAACGGCAACGGCCGGAGGCTTGTCGGTATCCGTCCGGAGCATATCGCCGTGTCGATGGAACCCGGTGAGCAGACCATTCCCATGGTGCTCGATGCGGTGACGCCGCTGAATGTCCGCGCCGTCCTGCTGCTCAAGGCGGCCGACGGCAGCGAATTGCTGGCGAGTTGTTCGGAAGAGGAAGCCGCAGAGTTTCCGCGAGGACACAAGGACGTCCATGTGAGCATCGATTTCGCAAGACTGCATGTGTTCGATCCGGCGAGCGGCCAGCGCATCGACCCCGACCGTACGGGTGCCAGCGGAGGTGTCGCACATGGCTGA
- a CDS encoding carbohydrate ABC transporter permease — MGSNSGWKKWLRGTLLTLVTLFFLFPIFWVFLMSFQTNETILRIPPSIIFEPTLQNYVALISGKLESQAGVLEIAFMKNLGNSLILSTVSVALSLLLGIPAAYAFARFKFRLGEDIAFTLLSFRFAPPLLVLLPLALYFQSMGLIDTYFGLIWVYQLITLPLILWIVRGYFEDISEDIEHAYRVDGNSWLKTFLRISIPLARPGIAAAMLLAFIFAWNNFVFALILASADKQPVTVGALAFVTASGIQYGQIAASIVLSVTPTLLLALYAQRYLVEGLSLGAVKG; from the coding sequence ATGGGCAGCAATAGCGGATGGAAGAAATGGCTGCGTGGAACACTTCTCACGCTCGTCACCCTTTTCTTCCTGTTTCCTATCTTCTGGGTATTCCTCATGTCGTTTCAGACGAATGAAACGATCTTGAGAATTCCGCCTTCGATCATCTTCGAGCCTACGCTACAGAACTATGTGGCGTTGATATCCGGCAAGCTGGAAAGCCAGGCAGGTGTGCTCGAAATCGCATTCATGAAGAACCTGGGGAACAGCCTCATCCTGAGTACGGTGTCGGTGGCGCTTTCCCTTCTTCTGGGCATCCCTGCCGCCTATGCCTTCGCCCGTTTCAAGTTCCGTCTTGGCGAAGATATCGCGTTCACGCTGTTGTCGTTCCGCTTTGCACCGCCGCTTCTCGTCCTTCTTCCGCTGGCACTCTATTTCCAAAGCATGGGACTCATCGATACCTATTTCGGCCTCATCTGGGTCTACCAGCTCATCACCCTGCCGCTCATCCTGTGGATTGTCCGCGGCTACTTCGAGGACATCAGCGAGGATATCGAGCATGCCTATCGGGTCGACGGCAACAGCTGGCTGAAGACCTTCCTGCGGATCTCGATTCCGCTGGCACGTCCGGGCATCGCCGCCGCCATGCTGCTGGCGTTTATCTTCGCATGGAACAATTTCGTCTTTGCCCTCATTCTCGCTTCGGCGGACAAGCAGCCGGTGACCGTCGGCGCGCTCGCCTTCGTCACGGCATCGGGTATCCAGTATGGCCAGATCGCCGCCTCGATCGTGCTGTCCGTGACCCCCACCCTGCTCTTGGCGCTCTATGCCCAGCGCTATCTCGTCGAGGGCCTGTCGCTTGGAGCTGTCAAGGGATGA
- a CDS encoding 2-hydroxyacid dehydrogenase, producing the protein MTTRTVIIGDHFMRPDYFEAELRKIDGLEFRSFTLDWPDKPFIFSRDHGELAGLREFLGEPDGIVEMIGNAEVLVTHLAPISDSILKRCPDLKLIAVSRGGPVNIDMDACRVHGVKVANAPGRNATAVAEFTIGAILMETRLMRLGHETLRAGVWRGDLYRADITGPELSELTVGLIGYGHIGSKVTRLLRPFGCRILVNDPYVGIDDEDRTNGVEQVDLDTLLEQSHVVSLHARVTDETRGFLAREQFAKMRKGAWFINTARGPMVNYEDLRDALKSGHLRGAMLETFWQEPPPADAEILRLPNVTLTPHIAGASTTTIRTAAVMVADEIRRWRAGEPLKNPC; encoded by the coding sequence ATGACCACACGCACCGTCATCATCGGCGATCATTTCATGCGCCCGGACTATTTCGAGGCCGAATTGCGCAAGATCGATGGCCTGGAGTTCCGTTCATTCACCCTCGACTGGCCGGACAAGCCTTTCATCTTCAGCCGCGATCATGGTGAACTGGCTGGATTACGCGAATTTCTCGGGGAACCTGATGGCATTGTCGAGATGATCGGCAATGCCGAGGTCCTCGTGACACATCTGGCACCCATCTCGGATTCGATCCTGAAGCGTTGCCCGGATCTCAAACTCATCGCCGTCAGCCGTGGCGGGCCGGTGAACATCGACATGGATGCGTGTCGGGTCCACGGGGTCAAGGTTGCCAATGCACCCGGCCGCAATGCTACCGCTGTCGCGGAATTCACCATCGGTGCCATCTTGATGGAAACCCGTCTCATGCGGCTCGGTCACGAAACCCTGCGCGCAGGGGTCTGGCGGGGCGACCTGTATCGGGCCGACATCACCGGACCGGAGCTGAGCGAGCTCACGGTGGGGCTCATCGGCTACGGGCATATCGGATCGAAGGTCACCAGGCTGCTCAGGCCGTTCGGTTGCCGCATTCTTGTCAACGATCCCTATGTCGGGATTGATGACGAAGACCGCACCAACGGTGTCGAGCAGGTGGATCTCGATACACTTCTGGAACAGTCGCATGTGGTGAGCCTCCACGCCCGGGTCACCGACGAGACCCGCGGTTTTCTCGCACGCGAGCAATTCGCGAAGATGCGCAAGGGAGCATGGTTCATCAATACCGCCCGTGGGCCGATGGTGAATTATGAGGATCTTCGCGACGCGTTGAAGAGTGGCCATCTGCGCGGAGCCATGCTGGAGACATTCTGGCAGGAGCCACCACCGGCCGACGCGGAAATTCTCCGTTTGCCGAATGTCACGTTAACACCACATATCGCCGGTGCGTCGACAACGACGATCCGCACCGCCGCCGTCATGGTGGCTGACGAGATTCGCCGCTGGCGTGCGGGCGAGCCGCTGAAAAATCCCTGCTGA
- a CDS encoding ABC transporter ATP-binding protein — MAELVLDTVCKTYDPRSRHPVMAVDHVDMPIKDGEIVGLLGSSGCGKTSTLRMIAGFESVTSGEIRLGERVINTLPPASRNVAMAFEGYALYPPLRIKDNIGFALLRDRRPKAEVAAKVDEVADLLEIDDILDRFPPTISAGQQQRTSLARALIRDADAYLLDEPMSQLEPQLRAILRARIKDWLITRKMTTVFVTHDQTEAIALADRIAVMEKGVLQQFATPSQLKERPANLFVASFIGEPPMNIYEAKVRKDGELLQLVAIDQGSEAFRVPLPARDQAPEAHSGLHDGQEVYLGVRPHKVQLGGQDGLQGKVVSHHWLGDQTHIGIEFGRSLLIAVAHGMFEAPAGSSIGVELPASALHVFDRNSEAALFHGMMPADRTP; from the coding sequence ATGGCTGAACTGGTCCTCGATACGGTCTGCAAGACCTACGATCCCAGGAGCCGTCACCCGGTCATGGCTGTCGATCATGTCGACATGCCGATCAAGGATGGTGAAATTGTCGGCCTGCTGGGTTCTTCCGGTTGCGGCAAGACCAGCACCTTGAGGATGATCGCAGGGTTCGAAAGCGTGACATCCGGTGAAATCCGCCTCGGCGAACGGGTCATCAATACGCTGCCGCCGGCCAGTCGCAACGTCGCCATGGCGTTCGAGGGCTATGCCCTCTACCCGCCCCTGCGCATCAAGGACAATATCGGCTTTGCCCTCCTGCGCGACCGCCGGCCGAAAGCCGAAGTCGCGGCCAAGGTTGACGAGGTGGCGGACCTGCTGGAGATCGACGATATCCTCGATCGCTTCCCTCCCACCATATCCGCCGGGCAACAGCAGCGGACCTCGCTCGCGAGGGCACTGATCCGCGATGCCGACGCCTACCTGCTCGATGAGCCGATGTCGCAGCTGGAGCCGCAGTTGCGGGCCATCCTGCGCGCACGCATCAAGGACTGGCTGATCACCCGCAAGATGACGACGGTATTCGTCACTCACGACCAGACCGAGGCCATCGCCCTCGCCGACCGGATCGCGGTCATGGAAAAGGGGGTTCTCCAACAGTTCGCCACGCCATCGCAGCTCAAGGAGCGGCCGGCCAATCTCTTCGTCGCGTCCTTCATAGGCGAGCCGCCCATGAACATTTACGAGGCGAAGGTGCGCAAGGATGGCGAACTCCTGCAACTGGTGGCCATCGACCAGGGTAGCGAAGCCTTCCGCGTCCCCCTTCCCGCGAGGGATCAGGCGCCGGAAGCCCATTCCGGCCTGCACGACGGTCAGGAGGTCTACCTTGGCGTGCGACCGCACAAGGTCCAGTTGGGCGGACAGGATGGCCTGCAGGGCAAGGTCGTCTCGCATCACTGGCTGGGAGACCAGACCCATATCGGCATCGAGTTCGGCCGCTCGCTGTTGATCGCCGTTGCCCACGGAATGTTCGAAGCGCCGGCGGGCAGCTCGATCGGTGTCGAACTGCCGGCATCGGCCCTGCACGTTTTCGACCGGAACAGCGAAGCGGCACTGTTCCACGGGATGATGCCTGCGGATCGGACTCCATGA
- a CDS encoding carbohydrate kinase, whose amino-acid sequence MTADIIIGIDAGTSVIKAVAFDLEGRQLAMTARPNHYTEPGGGAVEQDMTRTWSDAAAVLREMGERIDGLPQRVAAIGITGQGDGTWLVDADGEPVSPAWLWLDSRSASIVEELERSGVRRSMYAYTGCGLNACNQSAHLLWLQRHAPQLLERTRTAMHCKDWIYFRMTGRRVTDSAEGTFTFGDFRTRAYEPEILKALGIGHLARLLPEMIDGSRTCHPLSVEAAAATGLREGTPVSLGFLDVICTGLGGGLYAPGKDVGCSIIGTTSMHMRLVDHPDKVVLDAEPSGYTMTFPVEDHLTRMQSNMAATINIDWITDRIREGAALLGTAVSRREALAALDPKVLDARPAAALYHPYIHEAGERGPFVDVNARAQFMGLSTRVTTMDLMRSVYEGLSLAGRDCYEAMGEIPQEVRITGGAARSLALKTIFASVLDRPVRVIEREEAGAAGTAMMAAVAIGAYGDMASCARQWVEPLIGSMVEPDPQLGEIYDRQFEIYVSARKATQPIWRQLNS is encoded by the coding sequence ATGACCGCCGATATCATCATCGGCATCGATGCCGGCACCTCGGTGATCAAGGCCGTCGCCTTCGACCTCGAAGGCCGGCAACTGGCCATGACGGCCAGGCCGAACCATTACACCGAACCCGGTGGCGGTGCGGTCGAGCAGGACATGACCCGGACATGGTCCGATGCGGCGGCCGTACTGCGCGAGATGGGCGAGCGCATCGACGGGCTGCCGCAAAGGGTTGCGGCGATCGGCATCACCGGCCAGGGCGACGGGACATGGCTCGTCGACGCCGACGGTGAGCCGGTGTCACCGGCCTGGTTGTGGCTCGACAGCCGGTCGGCATCCATAGTCGAGGAACTGGAACGCTCCGGTGTCCGCAGGAGCATGTATGCCTATACCGGCTGCGGTCTGAATGCCTGCAACCAGAGCGCGCACCTGTTGTGGCTCCAGCGTCATGCGCCCCAGTTGCTGGAACGCACGCGAACAGCGATGCACTGCAAGGACTGGATCTATTTCCGCATGACGGGCCGGCGGGTCACGGACAGCGCCGAGGGAACGTTTACCTTCGGCGATTTTCGCACGCGCGCCTATGAACCGGAGATTCTCAAGGCTCTGGGCATCGGTCACCTCGCCCGTCTCCTGCCGGAGATGATCGACGGTTCGCGAACCTGTCATCCGCTGTCGGTGGAAGCCGCAGCCGCCACAGGGCTGCGCGAGGGAACCCCGGTCAGCCTCGGCTTCCTCGACGTCATCTGCACCGGTCTCGGTGGCGGGCTCTATGCGCCCGGCAAGGATGTCGGCTGTTCGATCATCGGGACGACCAGCATGCACATGCGGCTCGTCGACCATCCGGACAAGGTTGTCCTCGATGCCGAACCGTCCGGCTACACGATGACCTTCCCCGTCGAGGATCACCTCACGCGCATGCAGTCGAACATGGCGGCGACCATCAATATCGACTGGATCACCGATCGCATCCGGGAAGGTGCGGCGCTACTCGGGACCGCGGTGTCGCGCAGGGAAGCCCTTGCAGCACTGGATCCGAAGGTTCTGGATGCCAGACCGGCCGCAGCGCTCTATCATCCCTATATTCACGAGGCGGGCGAGCGCGGGCCGTTTGTCGATGTGAATGCCCGCGCCCAGTTCATGGGACTTTCGACCCGGGTGACCACCATGGACCTGATGCGATCCGTCTATGAGGGACTGTCGCTGGCGGGACGGGACTGTTACGAAGCCATGGGAGAAATTCCCCAGGAGGTGAGAATCACCGGCGGGGCTGCCCGTTCCCTCGCGCTGAAGACCATCTTCGCCAGCGTTCTTGACAGGCCCGTGCGTGTCATCGAGCGCGAGGAGGCCGGTGCTGCGGGTACCGCGATGATGGCGGCGGTGGCGATCGGAGCCTATGGCGACATGGCCTCCTGTGCCCGGCAGTGGGTCGAACCGCTCATCGGTTCGATGGTCGAACCCGATCCGCAACTTGGCGAAATCTACGACCGGCAGTTCGAAATCTATGTCTCGGCCCGCAAGGCCACCCAACCCATCTGGCGGCAATTGAACTCATGA
- a CDS encoding class II aldolase yields MPHAEFGPLRRLSARLGRDIEQVQASGGNTSIKSGDVMWVKASGLWLADADDDDVFVPVDRGKVLAAIDATSEQAVLASVIAGQNARGLRPSIETSMHALLDHEIVIHTHSVRTIALAIRADAKQQLGQRLDGEDWAFIPYYKPGMDLTRGIASVLGHHPSGRRATILVLGNHGLVVGASTAEEAGSIIDRVERKLDAPLLAGESDVPDRAPPGSTPVADRLAQSLAVVPGLRKLALGGSYYPDHVVFLGPAAATEPGGPSKLLLTADGAFLPDDASGSAQAMASCLAHVLARLPGHAELRRLSIDEELALMDWDAEKYRQQLER; encoded by the coding sequence ATGCCACACGCTGAATTCGGGCCCCTTCGCCGCCTGTCGGCCCGGCTGGGCCGCGATATCGAGCAGGTCCAGGCTTCTGGCGGCAATACCTCGATCAAGTCGGGCGATGTCATGTGGGTCAAGGCTTCCGGGCTTTGGCTCGCCGACGCTGACGACGATGATGTCTTCGTACCCGTGGACCGTGGAAAGGTGCTGGCTGCCATCGATGCGACAAGCGAGCAGGCCGTACTGGCATCCGTGATTGCGGGACAGAACGCGCGCGGCCTGCGCCCGTCGATCGAAACGAGCATGCATGCCCTGCTCGATCACGAGATCGTCATCCACACCCATTCGGTGCGGACCATCGCACTGGCCATCCGTGCGGATGCGAAACAACAGCTCGGCCAGCGCCTCGACGGAGAGGACTGGGCCTTCATCCCCTATTACAAGCCGGGAATGGACCTCACCCGGGGCATCGCCTCGGTTCTCGGCCATCATCCTTCCGGACGCAGGGCGACGATCCTCGTTCTGGGCAATCATGGTCTTGTCGTGGGAGCATCGACCGCCGAGGAAGCGGGCTCGATCATCGACAGGGTGGAACGCAAGCTGGATGCTCCGCTTCTCGCCGGCGAAAGCGATGTGCCCGACCGCGCACCGCCGGGCAGCACGCCGGTGGCCGACAGGCTGGCGCAGAGTCTTGCCGTCGTACCCGGATTGCGGAAGCTCGCGCTTGGCGGGTCCTATTATCCCGATCATGTGGTCTTTCTCGGGCCGGCGGCGGCAACGGAGCCGGGCGGCCCCTCGAAGCTGTTGCTGACTGCCGATGGAGCGTTCCTGCCGGATGATGCATCGGGCAGCGCACAAGCGATGGCCTCCTGTCTGGCCCATGTGCTCGCCCGCCTGCCCGGGCATGCCGAACTGCGTCGCCTGAGCATCGATGAGGAACTCGCACTCATGGACTGGGACGCGGAGAAATATCGCCAGCAGCTCGAACGCTGA
- a CDS encoding glycerol-3-phosphate dehydrogenase, producing the protein MMFDLLVVGGGINGAGIARDAAGRGLSVLLCEKDDLAQGTSSRSGKLVHGGLRYLEYYEFRLVREALIEREVLLAAAPHIIWPMRFVLPHSAGQRPAWLIRLGLFLYDHLGGRKKLPPTRAIDLRHDPEGVPIRDDFTRAFEYSDCWVDDARLVVLNAIAAREAGATVLTRTAFRSARRDHDHWTVELDDRTVRCRCIVNAAGPWVEQVIGRSGINGKRRVRLVKGSHIITRKFWDGPQAYLLQNTDKRVIFVNPYEKDLTLIGTTDIPYQGPAEEVSIAAHEIDYLLSVLNRYFKRSLNREDVLHSFSGVRPLYDDDAENPSAVTRDYVFDIDDSAGPPILSVFGGKITTYRKLAEHALDKLRPFFAGMKPAWTSNVPLPGGDIDDADFERFEADFRRRHEWLPAEIASHLARLYGTRAEGIIAGCSTPEDLGHHFGSTLYECELRHLIDGEWAKTADDVLLRRTKHGLHMTREQIADLGGWFEKQARHG; encoded by the coding sequence ATGATGTTCGACCTCCTCGTCGTCGGTGGCGGAATCAACGGTGCGGGCATTGCCCGCGATGCGGCGGGCCGTGGCCTGTCGGTATTGCTCTGCGAGAAGGACGATCTCGCGCAGGGGACCTCGTCCCGTTCGGGAAAGCTGGTTCATGGTGGCCTTCGCTATCTTGAATATTACGAGTTCCGGCTGGTCCGCGAGGCACTGATCGAGCGCGAGGTGCTGCTGGCCGCGGCGCCGCACATCATCTGGCCGATGCGCTTCGTCCTGCCGCACAGCGCCGGGCAGCGCCCGGCATGGCTCATTCGCCTTGGCCTGTTCCTCTACGACCACCTGGGCGGTCGCAAGAAGTTGCCACCGACCCGGGCCATCGACCTGAGGCACGACCCGGAGGGAGTACCCATCCGGGATGATTTCACAAGGGCATTCGAATATTCCGACTGCTGGGTGGACGATGCCCGACTGGTGGTTCTCAATGCCATTGCGGCAAGAGAGGCGGGAGCCACCGTTCTCACAAGGACAGCCTTTCGTTCGGCCCGGCGCGATCACGATCACTGGACCGTCGAACTCGATGACCGCACGGTCCGATGTCGTTGCATCGTCAATGCCGCCGGTCCCTGGGTCGAACAGGTGATCGGCCGCAGCGGCATCAATGGCAAGCGCAGGGTGAGACTGGTCAAGGGCAGCCATATCATCACGAGGAAGTTCTGGGACGGTCCGCAGGCCTACCTGCTGCAGAATACCGACAAGCGGGTCATTTTCGTCAATCCCTACGAAAAGGACCTGACGCTGATCGGCACCACGGACATCCCCTATCAGGGACCGGCCGAAGAGGTGTCGATTGCCGCCCATGAGATCGACTACCTGCTCTCGGTTCTCAACCGCTATTTCAAGCGCTCGCTCAACCGCGAAGACGTCCTGCACAGCTTTTCCGGTGTTCGCCCCCTCTATGACGACGATGCGGAAAACCCGTCTGCGGTCACCCGCGACTATGTATTCGACATCGACGACAGTGCGGGGCCGCCGATCCTGTCGGTCTTCGGCGGCAAGATCACCACCTACCGCAAGCTGGCCGAACACGCGCTCGACAAGCTCAGGCCATTCTTCGCCGGGATGAAACCGGCCTGGACCTCGAATGTTCCCCTGCCGGGAGGCGATATCGACGATGCCGACTTCGAGCGCTTCGAGGCGGATTTCAGGCGTCGCCATGAGTGGTTGCCGGCGGAGATCGCCAGCCATCTTGCCCGGCTGTATGGCACCCGCGCCGAGGGGATCATCGCGGGCTGCTCGACGCCGGAGGACCTTGGCCATCATTTCGGCAGTACGCTGTACGAGTGCGAGTTGCGTCATCTCATCGACGGGGAATGGGCGAAAACCGCCGACGACGTCCTGCTGCGACGCACCAAGCACGGCCTGCACATGACCCGCGAACAAATTGCCGACCTTGGGGGCTGGTTCGAGAAACAGGCCCGTCATGGCTGA
- a CDS encoding sugar ABC transporter permease, with product MIGENALNSAAKRPFIQVALPYILSLPALLVCIGILIPFGTAVYYSLQRYNLAFPMTRGFIWFDNYYAFLSDPAFWNTIRISLLYTFVTVVIELLLGLGVALLLQRRSLLNNALSIMLMLPLMIAPAIAALMWKLMTNPNFGILSYLIGLVGLDDFKWASDPSTALFTVTLVDVWVYTPFMMILLLAGLRALPRQPFEAAELDGVPASFVFFRITLPMLTPYIITAVLFRMLESIQQFDIIYAMTQGGPGDTLMVFQVQAYLERYQYTNVGGSAALLMVLWAITFTLSNVFVKQWLRLRERSRGA from the coding sequence ATGATCGGGGAGAATGCCTTGAATTCGGCAGCCAAGCGACCGTTCATACAGGTTGCCTTGCCATATATTCTGAGTTTGCCCGCGCTGCTGGTCTGCATCGGCATTCTCATTCCGTTCGGCACTGCGGTGTATTATTCGCTGCAACGCTACAATCTGGCGTTCCCGATGACCCGCGGGTTCATCTGGTTCGACAATTACTATGCGTTCTTGAGCGATCCGGCATTCTGGAACACGATCAGGATTTCCCTGCTCTATACCTTCGTGACTGTCGTCATCGAGCTGCTTCTGGGTCTCGGCGTCGCCCTCCTCCTGCAACGCCGGTCGCTGCTCAACAATGCCTTGAGCATCATGCTCATGCTTCCCCTCATGATAGCACCGGCCATTGCCGCGTTGATGTGGAAGCTGATGACCAATCCGAATTTCGGCATTCTCTCCTACCTGATAGGCCTTGTCGGCCTGGATGATTTCAAGTGGGCGAGTGATCCGAGCACGGCCCTCTTCACGGTCACTCTCGTCGATGTCTGGGTCTACACGCCGTTCATGATGATCCTGCTGCTGGCGGGTCTGCGGGCCCTGCCGCGCCAGCCGTTCGAGGCGGCAGAACTCGACGGCGTCCCGGCATCCTTCGTCTTCTTCCGCATCACCCTGCCGATGCTGACCCCCTACATCATCACCGCGGTGCTGTTCCGCATGCTGGAAAGTATCCAGCAGTTCGATATCATCTACGCAATGACACAAGGCGGGCCGGGCGACACGCTGATGGTGTTTCAGGTGCAGGCCTATCTCGAGCGCTACCAGTACACCAATGTCGGCGGTTCGGCGGCCCTGCTGATGGTGCTCTGGGCAATCACCTTCACACTCTCCAACGTCTTCGTCAAACAGTGGCTGCGGCTGCGCGAACGCAGCAGGGGAGCTTGA
- a CDS encoding FGGY-family carbohydrate kinase — MADRHFLGIDCGTSGMRAVVIDDDGRIVFDAKENIPASRLHDDARVTQDPHDWERALLRLLDALPAVDALAVDGTSGTLLLTDEAGEPLGPARMYDDRGSAAHAGRIGKVAPPECGAHGAASPLARLLDAQREYPRAARAMFQADWLAMKLGAPPGISDENNVLKLGYDPVRREWPSWMDDLGVRRDLLPRVAAPGAAISSGPGKPMILAGTTDGCASFLATGADQVGDAVTALGSTLTLKLMSDKPVFAPELGVYSHRMGDRWLAGGASNSGGKALLRFFTAPEMEKLSGQLHPGRPTGMRWHPLAGTGERFPVQDDALTFEPADRPADDAMFLQALFEGIADVEARGYEALRSHGAPALRSLRTVGGGAGNRAWQTIRENRLGIGMTEALSVEAAYGTARLARQGYHDATR; from the coding sequence ATGGCTGATCGGCACTTCCTCGGCATCGATTGCGGCACTTCGGGGATGCGCGCGGTCGTCATCGACGATGATGGACGGATTGTCTTCGATGCGAAGGAAAATATTCCCGCGTCACGCCTGCATGACGATGCCCGCGTCACCCAGGATCCGCACGACTGGGAAAGGGCCCTCCTGCGACTGCTTGATGCTTTGCCGGCCGTGGATGCGCTGGCCGTCGACGGAACCTCCGGCACGCTGCTGCTGACCGACGAGGCCGGCGAGCCGCTCGGTCCGGCCCGCATGTACGACGATCGCGGCTCCGCAGCTCATGCCGGCCGGATCGGCAAGGTGGCGCCACCCGAATGCGGTGCGCATGGCGCCGCATCGCCGCTGGCACGCCTGCTCGATGCCCAACGGGAATATCCGCGGGCCGCGCGGGCGATGTTCCAGGCTGACTGGCTTGCCATGAAGCTCGGTGCACCACCCGGCATTTCGGATGAGAACAACGTCCTCAAGCTGGGTTACGATCCGGTTCGCCGCGAGTGGCCATCATGGATGGACGATCTCGGTGTCCGCCGCGATCTGCTTCCCCGGGTCGCGGCACCCGGAGCGGCGATTTCATCCGGACCCGGCAAGCCCATGATCCTGGCCGGCACCACGGACGGCTGTGCTTCGTTCCTGGCCACCGGAGCGGACCAGGTCGGCGATGCCGTCACGGCCCTCGGATCGACGCTGACACTCAAGCTGATGTCCGACAAACCGGTATTCGCGCCGGAACTGGGCGTCTACAGCCATCGGATGGGGGACCGCTGGCTGGCTGGCGGAGCGTCAAACAGCGGCGGAAAGGCGCTGTTGCGTTTTTTCACGGCGCCCGAAATGGAAAAACTCAGCGGGCAGCTGCATCCCGGGCGGCCGACAGGGATGCGCTGGCACCCGCTTGCGGGCACGGGCGAGCGTTTTCCCGTTCAGGATGACGCCCTGACCTTCGAACCTGCCGACCGCCCCGCCGACGACGCCATGTTCCTTCAGGCCCTGTTCGAGGGTATCGCCGATGTCGAGGCGCGCGGCTATGAGGCCCTGCGGTCGCACGGCGCACCCGCACTGCGCTCGCTGCGTACCGTCGGTGGCGGCGCCGGCAACCGGGCCTGGCAGACCATTCGCGAGAACCGGCTGGGAATCGGCATGACCGAGGCCCTGAGCGTCGAAGCAGCCTACGGGACCGCCCGCCTCGCAAGACAGGGATATCACGATGCCACACGCTGA